The following coding sequences are from one Stigmatopora nigra isolate UIUO_SnigA chromosome 10, RoL_Snig_1.1, whole genome shotgun sequence window:
- the timm17a gene encoding LOW QUALITY PROTEIN: mitochondrial import inner membrane translocase subunit Tim17-A (The sequence of the model RefSeq protein was modified relative to this genomic sequence to represent the inferred CDS: substituted 1 base at 1 genomic stop codon) — protein MEEYAREPCPWRIVDDCGGAFTMGAIGGGIFQAVKGFRNAPSVRPLNDISSVNRKPCQTIKKTISKRKXRTYFLSVNALFKCIFLQGMSHRMKGSMTAIKTRAPQLGGSFAVWGGLFSMIDCGLVKVRGKEDPWNSITSGAMTGAILAARNGPVAMVGSAAMGGILLALIEGAGIMLSRFASSQIPTGPQFAEEPSPMPAAAPFGDYRQYQ, from the exons ATGGAGGAATATGCAAGAGAGCCCTG CCCCTGGAGAATTGTAGACGACTGTGGCGGGGCCTTCACCATGGGTGCCATTGGTGGTGGGATATTCCAAGCAGTGAAAGGCTTCAGGAACGCACCCTCGGTAAGACCCCTTAACGACATCAGCAGTGTTAATCGCAAGCCTtgccaaactattaaaaaaacaat aagtaaaagaaaataaagaacgTATTTCCTTAGTGTGAATGCATTatttaagtgcatttttttgcagggaaTGAGTCACAGAATGAAAGGCAGCATGACCGCCATCAAAACCAGAGCTCCACAACTCGGAG GTAGCTTTGCCGTGTGGGGTGGCCTCTTCTCCATGATCGACTGCGGCCTGGTGAAGGTTCGCGGGAAGGAGGACCCTTGGAACTCCATCACTAGTGGCGCCATGACGGGAGCCATCCTCGCCGCTAGAA ATGGTCCAGTGGCCATGGTGGGCTCGGCAGCCATGGGGGGAATTCTTCTGGCCTTGATAGAGGGTGCCGGAATCATGCTGTCCAGATTCGCTTCCTCGCAAATACCCACAG gcCCACAGTTTGCCGAGGAGCCCTCCCCAatgcccgccgccgcccccttTGGAGACTACCGGCAATACCAGTAA